In Polaribacter sp. L3A8, a genomic segment contains:
- a CDS encoding acyltransferase family protein, with amino-acid sequence MAKRDINIDIAKGLGVFLVILGHNLANEKLGVGKLIYSFHMPLFFMLAGIFHKQDNGIVTLLKSKGKRLLLPFVFFSLFHYFFYLAWAFCFTGVDNFEFNIIYKIIPYKDAISIPLWFFISLFEILIIYFLVLKKINTIWLRMFVVFILSWLSYFISQMNLPFYYNYFHIFSSFSMLIFYAIGHDFFNVLKTKWLPKNNYLKVCSFFLISSLLYFINSFFKGIDINSNTFKTPFFIYITSAIMGIYALWILSNLINKTVFLSKFWAYIGKNSLGIFAIHLALFEFSRPLVNLIISKEIFLNNLMGAFITLTLAIILNTILKKVVPFVYGL; translated from the coding sequence TTGGCTAAGAGAGATATTAATATTGATATAGCTAAAGGATTAGGTGTTTTTTTAGTTATTTTAGGTCATAATTTAGCGAATGAAAAGTTAGGTGTCGGTAAATTAATTTATAGTTTTCACATGCCTTTGTTTTTTATGTTAGCAGGCATATTTCATAAACAAGATAATGGAATTGTAACTTTACTTAAATCAAAAGGTAAAAGGTTGTTATTACCATTTGTATTTTTCTCTTTATTTCATTACTTTTTTTATTTGGCTTGGGCTTTTTGTTTTACGGGAGTAGATAATTTTGAGTTTAATATAATTTATAAAATAATACCGTATAAAGACGCTATTTCTATTCCGTTATGGTTTTTTATATCGCTCTTTGAGATTTTAATTATTTACTTTTTGGTACTAAAAAAAATAAATACAATTTGGTTAAGAATGTTTGTTGTATTTATACTTAGTTGGCTTAGTTATTTTATTAGTCAAATGAATTTGCCGTTTTATTATAATTATTTTCATATTTTTTCATCATTTTCTATGTTAATATTTTATGCAATCGGACATGATTTTTTTAATGTTTTAAAAACGAAATGGTTGCCAAAAAATAATTATTTAAAAGTTTGTTCATTTTTTTTAATTAGTAGTCTATTATATTTTATTAATAGTTTTTTTAAAGGAATAGATATCAATTCTAATACATTTAAGACGCCCTTTTTTATTTATATAACTTCTGCTATTATGGGTATTTACGCATTATGGATTTTATCTAACTTAATAAATAAAACAGTCTTTTTATCTAAATTTTGGGCTTATATAGGAAAAAATTCTCTAGGTATTTTTGCTATTCATTTAGCGTTATTTGAGTTTTCTCGTCCATTAGTAAATTTAATAATATCAAAAGAGATCTTTTTAAACAATTTAATGGGCGCTTTTATTACGTTAACCTTAGCAATTATTTTAAACACAATTTTAAAAAAAGTTGTACCATTTGTTTATGGCTTATAA